One genomic region from Actinocatenispora thailandica encodes:
- a CDS encoding ABC transporter permease subunit has translation MPGAPAELAVPGSADGTATSARARRRAQRRAAKAVPRRKLTLRERIRRDRVMLLLLAPGFLYFVVFHYAPLLGYIVAFEDYQPYLGFVDSTFTGLANFAQVFADPAFWQALLNTLEITALQLVFFFPAPIGLALLLNSILSTKVRRFVQSVVYLPHFIGWVIIVSIFQQVLGATGALPNMLDVLGLGRFDAMTTPWFFPFLVTIQSIWKDCGWGTIIFLAALLNIDQELYEAAAVDGAGRWQRLWRITLPGLMPVVVLLLILNLGNILSVGFEQIVLQRNSVGPEHGEVLDTYVYFHGIVDSQWGPSAAVGLVKGFVGLGLVLGANKLAHLFGQEGCTPVASSAARPVWMEKPSALGTGAKVAVLVVISLLVLYPFVSVLATSLSTQADISRHGGLVLFPTHPTLAAYRIIFAGGVVTDALLRSVLITAVGTGCSVAATVGMAYGLSRRNVVGGRFFLLVALFTMLFSPGVIPNFLVVKQLGLLDTYASLVLPTLVSAFNLVVLRSFFMNLPTELYEAARIDGAGDFRILARIVLPLSKGVLAVVTLFYAVGYWNAFFNAMLYVNDDKWPLSMVLRQFVLQGQSLSDTVTSSEAAAPAQAIQMAVVVVSLVPILLVYPFLQRYFTKGVLTGAIKG, from the coding sequence GTGCCGGGGGCGCCGGCCGAGCTGGCGGTGCCCGGGTCCGCCGACGGCACGGCGACGAGCGCGCGGGCCCGGCGCCGGGCGCAGCGGCGGGCGGCGAAGGCGGTACCGCGGCGGAAGCTGACCCTGCGGGAGCGCATCCGGCGGGACCGGGTGATGCTGCTCTTGCTGGCGCCGGGATTCCTCTACTTCGTGGTGTTCCACTACGCGCCGCTGCTCGGCTACATCGTCGCGTTCGAGGACTACCAGCCCTACCTCGGTTTCGTCGACTCCACGTTCACCGGGCTGGCGAACTTCGCCCAGGTGTTCGCCGATCCGGCGTTCTGGCAGGCGCTGCTCAACACGCTGGAGATCACCGCGCTCCAGCTGGTGTTCTTCTTTCCGGCCCCGATCGGGCTGGCGCTGCTGCTCAACAGCATACTGTCGACGAAGGTGCGCCGGTTCGTGCAGAGCGTGGTCTACCTGCCGCACTTCATCGGCTGGGTGATCATCGTCTCGATCTTCCAGCAGGTACTCGGGGCCACCGGTGCGCTGCCCAACATGCTGGACGTGTTGGGGTTGGGCCGGTTCGACGCGATGACCACCCCCTGGTTCTTCCCGTTCCTGGTCACGATCCAGTCGATCTGGAAGGACTGCGGCTGGGGCACCATCATCTTCCTCGCCGCGCTGCTCAACATCGACCAGGAGCTGTACGAGGCGGCGGCGGTCGACGGCGCCGGTCGCTGGCAACGGTTGTGGCGGATCACCCTGCCGGGCCTGATGCCGGTCGTGGTGCTGCTGCTGATCCTCAACCTGGGCAACATCCTGTCGGTCGGGTTCGAGCAGATCGTGTTGCAGCGCAACAGTGTCGGGCCGGAGCACGGCGAGGTACTCGACACGTACGTCTACTTCCACGGCATCGTCGACAGCCAGTGGGGGCCCTCCGCCGCGGTCGGCCTGGTGAAGGGGTTCGTCGGGCTCGGCCTCGTCCTCGGCGCGAACAAGCTCGCGCACCTGTTCGGCCAGGAGGGGTGTACTCCGGTGGCAAGTAGTGCGGCACGCCCGGTGTGGATGGAGAAGCCGTCCGCGCTCGGTACCGGCGCCAAGGTCGCCGTGCTGGTGGTCATCTCGCTGCTCGTGCTGTACCCGTTCGTGTCGGTGCTGGCGACGAGCCTGTCCACCCAGGCGGACATCTCCCGGCACGGTGGTCTGGTGCTGTTCCCCACCCACCCGACGCTCGCCGCCTACCGCATCATCTTCGCGGGTGGCGTGGTGACGGATGCGTTGCTGCGCAGCGTTCTCATCACGGCCGTCGGTACCGGATGCTCGGTCGCGGCGACCGTCGGCATGGCGTACGGGTTGAGTCGGCGCAACGTGGTCGGTGGCCGGTTCTTCCTGCTGGTGGCGCTGTTCACGATGCTGTTCAGCCCCGGCGTGATCCCGAACTTCCTGGTGGTCAAGCAGCTCGGGCTGCTCGACACGTACGCCTCGCTGGTGTTGCCGACGCTGGTGAGCGCGTTCAACCTGGTCGTGCTGCGGTCGTTCTTCATGAACCTGCCGACCGAACTGTACGAGGCGGCGCGCATCGACGGAGCCGGCGACTTCCGGATCCTGGCGCGGATCGTGCTGCCGCTGTCCAAGGGCGTCCTCGCCGTCGTCACGCTGTTCTACGCGGTCGGCTACTGGAACGCCTTCTTCAACGCGATGCTGTACGTGAACGACGACAAGTGGCCGCTGTCCATGGTGCTGCGTCAGTTCGTCCTGCAGGGACAGTCGCTGTCGGACACCGTGACCTCCAGCGAGGCGGCGGCACCCGCGCAGGCGATCCAGATGGCGGTCGTGGTCGTGAGTCTGGTGCCGATCCTGCTCGTCTACCCGTTCCTGCAGCGGTACTTCACCAAGGGCGTCCTCACCGGCGCCATCAAGGGCTGA
- a CDS encoding response regulator transcription factor: protein MMGPMATGTSAGPSDLAQVRAGASGRQSEARLLVVEDDPNILELLSASLRYAGFEVSTATRGQEATTAVQRRRPDLVVLDVMLPDMDGFEVARRMRSGGDRTPVVFLTARDGTEDKVRGLTLGGDDYVTKPFSLEEVIARIRAVLRRTGGEFEPPPRLTFADIELDEETHEVYRGGKLIKLSPTEFKLLRYFMTNAGRVLSKAQILDHVWNYDFRGDDSIVESYVSYLRRKVDTSEPRLIHTLRGVGYVLRMPS, encoded by the coding sequence ATGATGGGTCCCATGGCCACAGGAACATCCGCGGGACCGAGTGATCTTGCACAGGTGCGGGCCGGTGCGAGCGGTCGGCAGAGCGAGGCGCGCCTGCTCGTCGTCGAGGACGATCCGAACATTCTGGAGCTGCTGTCGGCGAGCCTGCGCTACGCCGGCTTCGAGGTGAGCACCGCGACCCGGGGCCAGGAGGCCACCACGGCGGTGCAGCGCCGCCGCCCCGACCTGGTCGTGCTGGACGTGATGCTGCCCGACATGGACGGGTTCGAGGTGGCCCGGCGGATGCGCTCCGGCGGTGACCGCACCCCGGTGGTGTTCCTGACCGCCCGGGACGGCACCGAGGACAAGGTCCGCGGCCTGACGCTCGGCGGCGACGACTACGTGACCAAGCCGTTCAGCCTGGAGGAGGTGATCGCCCGGATCCGGGCGGTGCTCCGGCGCACCGGCGGGGAGTTCGAGCCCCCACCGCGGCTCACCTTCGCCGACATCGAGCTGGACGAGGAGACCCACGAGGTCTACCGCGGCGGCAAGCTGATCAAGCTGTCGCCGACCGAGTTCAAGCTGCTGCGGTACTTCATGACCAACGCCGGCCGGGTGCTGTCCAAGGCGCAGATCCTGGACCACGTGTGGAACTACGACTTCCGGGGCGACGACTCGATCGTCGAGTCGTACGTGTCGTACCTGCGGCGCAAGGTCGACACCAGCGAGCCGCGGCTGATCCACACCCTGCGTGGCGTCGGGTACGTGCTGCGGATGCCGAGCTGA
- a CDS encoding tetratricopeptide repeat protein — protein sequence MGPARNEPDRLRSLQDEAEQLLTDHRADEASVPLRELAGRQPGDARTWLRLAAALLAGNGGAAADAEARDAAERAVALDPSSAIGYRMLSEAALRMGDRDAALDTMRAAVSAAPDSWVTHLDLAAALIERPGGGREAWQLAKRAASIAPERAEPHVLLGDLALRAGDMDKAAAGYADALDRAPGDVMVTRKLAELHHRLDGGPAAALRSGAPAPDPAMAPSDPWAQSATPDAFPASEAWPADTAMQQSGTAHAAGATPPRGAPEPDETTGRRPVRVLANCVSVLSILAAAVAGMLLALAPAPLTGWYRVVAGVAGAALVVVAVLLLAGSAPGWRQTAGGTRFALVVGTGCAVLAALSAPLDALAGSSPALIGTAGVGVFGCLVAHLVARAVVREERRRARPTGRHNRAG from the coding sequence GTGGGACCTGCTCGCAACGAACCCGACCGGCTCCGGTCGCTACAGGACGAAGCCGAACAGCTACTCACGGATCATCGTGCCGACGAGGCGTCGGTACCGTTGCGCGAGCTCGCGGGGCGGCAGCCCGGCGACGCCCGTACCTGGCTGCGGCTGGCCGCGGCGCTGCTCGCAGGCAACGGCGGCGCGGCGGCCGACGCGGAGGCCCGCGACGCCGCCGAGCGGGCCGTGGCGCTCGACCCGTCCAGCGCGATCGGGTACCGGATGCTGTCCGAGGCGGCGCTGCGGATGGGCGACCGGGACGCGGCGCTCGACACGATGCGGGCGGCGGTGTCCGCCGCGCCGGACAGCTGGGTCACCCACCTCGACCTGGCCGCCGCGCTGATCGAACGGCCCGGCGGTGGCAGGGAGGCGTGGCAGCTGGCCAAGCGCGCCGCGTCGATCGCGCCGGAACGGGCCGAACCGCACGTCCTGCTCGGCGACCTCGCCCTGCGGGCCGGCGACATGGACAAGGCCGCCGCCGGGTACGCCGACGCGCTCGACCGGGCGCCCGGCGACGTGATGGTCACCCGCAAGCTCGCCGAACTGCACCACCGGTTGGACGGCGGGCCGGCCGCGGCGCTGCGCTCCGGGGCGCCCGCACCCGACCCGGCGATGGCACCGAGCGACCCGTGGGCGCAGTCCGCCACCCCGGACGCCTTCCCGGCCTCGGAGGCGTGGCCCGCGGACACCGCAATGCAGCAGTCCGGCACCGCGCACGCTGCCGGCGCGACCCCGCCCCGCGGCGCGCCCGAACCGGACGAAACCACCGGTCGCCGCCCCGTCCGGGTCCTCGCCAACTGCGTCTCCGTCCTGTCCATCCTGGCCGCGGCGGTGGCCGGGATGCTGCTCGCGCTGGCGCCCGCGCCGCTGACCGGCTGGTACCGGGTGGTCGCCGGAGTGGCCGGTGCCGCCCTGGTCGTGGTGGCCGTCCTGCTGCTCGCCGGCAGCGCGCCCGGCTGGCGGCAGACCGCGGGCGGCACCCGGTTCGCGCTGGTCGTCGGTACCGGGTGCGCCGTGCTCGCGGCGCTGTCGGCACCGCTCGACGCGCTCGCCGGTTCGTCCCCGGCGCTCATCGGTACGGCCGGCGTCGGGGTGTTCGGCTGCCTGGTCGCGCACCTGGTCGCCCGCGCCGTGGTCCGCGAGGAACGGCGGCGTGCCCGCCCCACCGGCCGGCACAACCGCGCCGGCTGA
- a CDS encoding PQQ-binding-like beta-propeller repeat protein produces MPGVLRRTALVLGLAAALAGTVTACGGPDLAIDETTASAIDVPARVGRPDKVAWSVPATVESGTAPLAAGAGLIYGTSSTANGLPDQVVAIDGRTGKQRWHYARRGARSSLVRLAASPDGKRLAAWFERDSQQLLVVFDAMTGTVKWHRSLGSPGDGYRAVDRMWATDNTLITHADRIAHGMFRIDGYDIDSGKHLWHWRPGPESHQFALLGQDQTATASSMLLPVQRNDSDSLSVELVDLDDRTGKPRWRHDFVTDAQPIGPGTQVLARVDAFAQDPDRLWFSAGVIGGPQFAGAVSAADGTALYKLPTPTYGLPDTHLAVGFTPTADVYAAQVSNDRVLPASTRDPRTGKDTSWPDFTGLNAALLGDGGTVLEAHRSGKRYSAVTWSLPGRKRLESVSIPGEVNEIIAAPGAVVLYDSVARRLTGLR; encoded by the coding sequence GTGCCGGGGGTTCTCCGACGCACCGCCCTGGTGCTCGGCCTGGCCGCCGCGCTGGCCGGTACGGTCACCGCCTGCGGTGGGCCGGATCTCGCCATCGACGAGACCACCGCGTCCGCGATCGACGTGCCGGCCCGGGTCGGCCGGCCGGACAAGGTCGCCTGGAGCGTGCCCGCCACCGTCGAGTCCGGTACCGCGCCGCTCGCGGCCGGCGCGGGGCTGATCTACGGCACCTCGTCGACCGCCAACGGGCTGCCCGACCAGGTGGTCGCGATCGACGGGCGCACCGGCAAGCAGCGCTGGCACTACGCCCGCCGGGGCGCCCGGTCGAGTCTGGTCAGGCTCGCCGCGAGCCCGGACGGCAAGCGGCTCGCCGCGTGGTTCGAGCGAGACAGCCAGCAGCTGCTCGTGGTGTTCGACGCGATGACCGGCACGGTGAAGTGGCACCGGTCGCTCGGCTCGCCCGGCGACGGCTACCGCGCGGTCGACCGGATGTGGGCCACCGACAACACGCTGATCACCCACGCGGACCGGATCGCGCACGGGATGTTCCGCATCGACGGGTACGACATCGACTCGGGCAAGCACCTGTGGCACTGGCGGCCGGGACCGGAATCGCACCAGTTCGCGCTGCTCGGCCAGGACCAGACGGCCACCGCCAGCTCGATGCTGCTGCCGGTGCAGCGCAACGACTCCGACTCGCTGTCGGTCGAGCTGGTCGATCTCGACGACCGTACCGGCAAGCCACGGTGGCGGCACGACTTCGTCACCGACGCGCAGCCGATCGGCCCCGGTACCCAGGTGCTCGCCCGGGTCGACGCGTTCGCCCAGGACCCGGACCGGCTGTGGTTCTCCGCCGGGGTGATCGGCGGGCCGCAGTTCGCCGGCGCGGTGTCCGCCGCCGACGGCACCGCGCTGTACAAGCTGCCCACCCCGACGTACGGGCTGCCCGACACCCACCTGGCGGTCGGCTTCACCCCGACCGCGGACGTGTACGCGGCACAGGTCTCCAACGACCGGGTGCTACCGGCGTCCACCCGCGACCCGCGTACCGGCAAGGACACCAGCTGGCCCGACTTCACCGGGCTGAACGCCGCGCTGCTCGGCGACGGTGGCACCGTGCTGGAGGCGCACCGCAGCGGCAAGCGGTACTCGGCCGTCACCTGGTCGTTGCCCGGCCGCAAGCGGCTGGAGTCGGTGTCGATCCCGGGCGAGGTCAACGAGATCATCGCCGCGCCGGGCGCCGTCGTGCTGTACGACTCGGTCGCCCGCCGGCTCACCGGCCTGCGCTGA
- a CDS encoding DUF2264 domain-containing protein: MTDAPPYLTLPPLARSLSTRTGWGRQHWETLADHLLDSVAPYATAGGGQFRLPGRNSRSGVVSDGLEGFARTFLLAAFRIRGAAGQGVAGLIERYAAGVVAGTTPGRDDSWPAIVDRSQQMVEAASIALALHETRPWIFDRLSTAEQDNVRGWLGGFVGKRTWDNNWILFQVVTEQFLSTVDGPHDPAEIERGLDAIEPWYRGNGWYSDGAGANFDYYIGWAMHLYPLLWTRMVDDDGGRGEVYRQRLREFLAGYQHFFGADGAPVHQGRSLTYRFACAAPLWLGALFDASPLSPGQTRRLASDVVRHFVERGAPDRRGLLTLGWYEPFLPTTQSYSGPGSPYWASKGFLGLLLPPDHPVWTEPERSVHNDTADRVIALPEPGFLLSSTVHDGIVRLLNHGSDHNEAPPAPAHDDPHYAKLAYSTHTGPEVAATAWHADVDNHLALLGPDGTASRRRRIERVAIGDRFAASRHTATVGDVEYRVETATVVRGCWELRAHLVTGPAGPTVREGGYAVADRTPPATAVGDLFALARTGAAVSSALVGLAGWTGAGVHTDVEANAYGPCSATPLLRGAHPGGDAVFVGLTVLTGDAVHPEALAAGFAVRVAGRTVLVRYPDGELVRIVLGELPAGALRYQRHATDGPGASLRA; this comes from the coding sequence ATGACCGACGCACCGCCGTACCTGACCCTGCCGCCGCTGGCGCGGTCGCTGTCCACCCGCACCGGCTGGGGTCGGCAGCACTGGGAGACGCTCGCCGACCACCTGCTCGACTCGGTCGCGCCGTACGCGACGGCCGGCGGCGGGCAGTTCCGGCTCCCCGGCCGCAACAGCCGGTCGGGGGTGGTCTCCGACGGCCTGGAGGGCTTCGCCCGCACCTTCCTGCTCGCCGCGTTCCGGATCCGCGGCGCCGCGGGACAGGGCGTCGCCGGGCTGATCGAGCGGTACGCGGCGGGCGTCGTCGCGGGCACCACACCGGGACGGGACGACTCCTGGCCGGCCATCGTCGACCGGTCCCAGCAGATGGTGGAGGCCGCGTCGATCGCGCTCGCGCTGCACGAGACCCGGCCCTGGATCTTCGACCGGCTGTCGACCGCCGAGCAGGACAACGTGCGCGGCTGGCTCGGCGGCTTCGTCGGCAAACGCACCTGGGACAACAACTGGATCCTGTTCCAGGTCGTCACCGAGCAATTCCTGTCCACAGTGGATGGACCGCACGACCCGGCCGAGATCGAGCGCGGCCTGGACGCGATCGAACCCTGGTACCGCGGCAACGGCTGGTACTCCGACGGCGCCGGGGCGAACTTCGACTACTACATCGGCTGGGCCATGCACCTGTACCCGCTGCTGTGGACCAGGATGGTCGACGACGACGGTGGCCGCGGCGAGGTGTACCGGCAGCGGCTGCGCGAGTTCCTCGCCGGCTACCAGCACTTCTTCGGCGCCGACGGGGCGCCGGTGCACCAGGGCCGGTCGCTGACGTACCGCTTCGCCTGCGCGGCGCCGCTCTGGCTCGGCGCGCTGTTCGACGCGAGCCCGCTGAGCCCGGGGCAGACCCGGCGGCTCGCCTCGGACGTGGTGCGGCACTTCGTCGAGCGGGGCGCGCCGGACCGGCGCGGCCTGCTCACCCTCGGCTGGTACGAGCCGTTCCTGCCCACCACCCAGTCGTACTCCGGCCCCGGCTCACCGTACTGGGCGAGCAAGGGGTTCCTCGGCCTGCTGCTGCCGCCGGACCATCCGGTGTGGACCGAGCCGGAGCGGTCGGTGCACAACGACACCGCGGACCGGGTGATCGCCCTGCCGGAGCCCGGTTTCCTGCTCTCATCCACCGTGCACGACGGCATCGTGCGACTGCTCAACCACGGCAGCGACCACAACGAGGCGCCGCCGGCACCGGCGCACGACGATCCGCACTACGCCAAGCTCGCGTACAGCACGCACACCGGGCCGGAGGTCGCGGCGACGGCCTGGCACGCCGACGTGGACAACCACCTCGCGCTGCTCGGCCCGGACGGCACCGCGTCCCGGCGGCGGCGGATCGAACGGGTCGCGATCGGGGACCGGTTCGCCGCGTCCCGGCACACCGCGACGGTCGGTGACGTCGAGTACCGGGTGGAGACCGCGACCGTGGTCCGCGGCTGCTGGGAGCTGCGCGCGCACCTGGTTACCGGACCGGCCGGCCCGACGGTACGGGAGGGCGGCTACGCCGTCGCCGACCGGACCCCGCCGGCCACCGCGGTCGGCGACCTGTTCGCCCTGGCGCGTACCGGTGCCGCGGTCAGCTCGGCGCTGGTCGGGCTGGCGGGCTGGACCGGCGCCGGGGTGCACACCGATGTGGAGGCCAACGCGTACGGGCCGTGCTCGGCGACGCCGCTGCTGCGCGGCGCGCATCCGGGCGGCGACGCGGTGTTCGTCGGCCTCACGGTGCTCACCGGTGACGCCGTGCACCCGGAGGCGCTGGCGGCCGGCTTCGCGGTACGGGTGGCCGGCCGCACCGTGCTGGTGCGCTACCCGGACGGGGAGCTGGTGCGCATCGTGCTCGGCGAGTTGCCGGCGGGCGCCCTTCGCTACCAGCGACACGCGACCGACGGCCCGGGCGCGTCGCTACGAGCCTGA
- a CDS encoding CU044_5270 family protein, protein MSDPRLQELFDAPHTADEPPMPAGFAQGALARGRRRVRHRRAVRAVATGGVAAVAALAVGGVVALGGGAPGGPDRPPAAAGTGSPAKASRPTTATALLHQASLASYDRQVTVRPDQYIYVSTLGKHREPTAEADNPDLHGDAESDLRGVETQVRTVRMKTWTSANGRRGWGWNDSPKAPRDGSKYRTAAVPHPTLDEPTYEYLKTLPTDPDALLRRVRAAAQATADQKPGQQKLVDYLTFEDIEQLLRVQVLPSRLAGALYTDLGRIEGVTLVPDIADAAGRHGVGVAMSDPLSHIRTTIILNKKSYEYLGDRRDDRDGRFLDWTAVLDTRVVNSVD, encoded by the coding sequence ATGTCCGATCCACGACTGCAGGAACTGTTCGACGCGCCGCACACCGCCGACGAGCCACCGATGCCGGCGGGCTTCGCCCAGGGCGCGCTGGCCCGGGGACGGCGCCGGGTCCGGCACCGGCGCGCCGTCCGGGCGGTCGCCACCGGCGGGGTGGCGGCGGTCGCCGCGCTCGCCGTCGGCGGTGTCGTGGCGCTCGGCGGCGGGGCGCCCGGCGGGCCCGACCGGCCGCCGGCAGCGGCCGGCACCGGCTCGCCCGCCAAGGCCAGCCGGCCCACCACCGCAACGGCGCTGCTGCACCAGGCGTCGCTGGCCTCCTACGACCGGCAGGTGACGGTCCGCCCGGACCAGTACATCTACGTCTCCACCCTGGGCAAGCACCGGGAGCCGACCGCCGAGGCGGACAACCCCGACCTGCACGGCGACGCCGAGTCGGATCTGCGTGGCGTCGAGACCCAGGTTCGGACCGTTCGGATGAAGACGTGGACGTCGGCCAACGGCCGGCGCGGCTGGGGCTGGAACGACAGCCCGAAGGCCCCCCGGGACGGGTCGAAGTACCGTACCGCGGCCGTCCCGCACCCGACGCTGGACGAGCCGACCTACGAGTACCTGAAGACGCTGCCGACCGATCCGGACGCACTGCTGCGGCGGGTCCGCGCGGCGGCGCAGGCGACCGCCGACCAGAAGCCCGGTCAGCAGAAGCTGGTCGACTACCTGACCTTCGAGGACATCGAGCAGCTGTTGCGGGTGCAGGTGTTGCCGAGCAGGCTGGCCGGCGCGCTGTACACCGACCTCGGCCGGATCGAGGGCGTCACGCTGGTACCCGACATCGCCGACGCGGCGGGACGGCACGGTGTCGGCGTCGCGATGAGCGATCCGCTCAGCCACATCAGGACGACGATCATCCTGAACAAGAAGAGCTACGAGTACCTGGGTGACCGGCGAGACGACCGCGACGGGCGGTTCCTGGACTGGACCGCCGTGCTGGACACCAGGGTCGTGAACAGCGTCGACTGA
- a CDS encoding SigE family RNA polymerase sigma factor — translation MRADREREYVAYVEASMVRLRRTAYHLSGNWHAAEDLVQETLAKLYQRWNRLREIEALDGYVRKMLYRTFLSHTKRAWYRRISLTEPPDAPAPDGRAPDDRLDLMAALARLPAGQRAVVTLRYLERLDVNETARVLGRSPGTVKSQTANALANLRTLLPGYRDEPRHAESKG, via the coding sequence ATGCGGGCCGATCGGGAACGCGAGTACGTGGCGTACGTCGAGGCGAGCATGGTTCGCCTGCGGCGCACCGCCTACCACCTCAGCGGCAACTGGCACGCCGCCGAGGACCTGGTCCAGGAGACGCTGGCGAAGCTGTACCAGCGGTGGAACCGGCTGCGAGAGATCGAGGCGCTCGACGGCTACGTCCGGAAGATGCTCTACCGCACCTTCCTGTCGCACACGAAACGCGCCTGGTACCGCCGGATCTCGCTGACCGAGCCGCCGGACGCACCGGCACCGGACGGGCGCGCGCCCGATGACCGGCTGGACCTGATGGCGGCGCTCGCCCGGCTGCCCGCGGGGCAACGCGCCGTGGTGACGCTGCGCTATCTGGAGCGGCTCGACGTGAACGAGACCGCCCGAGTCCTCGGTCGCTCCCCGGGCACCGTCAAGAGCCAGACCGCGAACGCGCTGGCGAACCTGCGCACGCTGCTGCCCGGGTACCGGGACGAGCCGCGGCATGCGGAATCGAAGGGATGA
- a CDS encoding hydroxyacid dehydrogenase, translated as MADTGRRGKLRIAIAMRDADLSALFGPTTLAELYELATVTHPGVLQSLDTEVAAAALADAEVLLTGWGTPRIDHAVLDLAPKLRAVVHSAGTVKTFLTDEVFARGIQVSSAADANSVPVAEFTFAAIVLGAKRFGRFAHQLHATRASRRTEGMPPTGTNGITIGVVGASRIGRRVLRLVQHLDATVLVYDPYLPRAEAAALGAQPVELDELCRRSTVLTLHAPEGPTTRRMLDARRLALLPDGAVVINTARGSLIDTAALTAELVTGRLDALLDVTDPEPLPADSPLYELPNVVLTPHIAGALGNEVRRLGAQAVDELNRLATGRPLAHPVLGPDLPHIA; from the coding sequence GTGGCGGACACCGGGCGGCGCGGGAAGCTGCGCATTGCCATCGCGATGCGCGACGCGGACCTGAGCGCGCTGTTTGGCCCGACGACCCTCGCCGAGCTGTACGAGCTGGCCACGGTCACCCATCCCGGCGTCCTGCAAAGCCTCGACACCGAGGTCGCGGCGGCGGCGCTGGCCGACGCCGAGGTGCTGCTCACCGGCTGGGGAACGCCGCGGATCGACCACGCCGTTCTCGACCTGGCGCCGAAGCTGCGCGCCGTGGTGCACTCCGCCGGTACGGTCAAGACGTTCCTGACCGACGAGGTGTTCGCCCGCGGCATCCAGGTGTCGTCCGCCGCCGACGCGAACTCGGTGCCGGTCGCCGAGTTCACCTTCGCGGCGATCGTGCTGGGCGCCAAACGATTCGGCCGGTTCGCCCACCAGCTGCACGCCACCCGCGCCAGCCGCCGCACCGAGGGCATGCCGCCCACCGGTACCAACGGGATCACCATCGGGGTGGTCGGCGCGTCCCGGATCGGCCGCCGGGTGCTCCGGCTCGTGCAGCACCTGGACGCGACCGTCCTGGTCTACGACCCGTACCTGCCGCGGGCCGAGGCCGCCGCGCTCGGCGCCCAACCGGTGGAGCTGGACGAGCTGTGCCGGCGCAGCACCGTACTGACGCTGCACGCCCCGGAGGGTCCGACGACCCGGCGGATGCTCGACGCGCGGCGGCTCGCGCTGTTGCCCGACGGCGCGGTCGTGATCAACACCGCCCGGGGTTCGCTGATCGACACCGCGGCGCTCACCGCCGAGCTGGTCACCGGCCGGCTGGACGCGCTGTTGGACGTCACCGACCCGGAGCCGCTGCCGGCCGACTCCCCGCTGTACGAGCTGCCCAACGTGGTGCTGACCCCACACATCGCCGGCGCGCTGGGCAACGAGGTGCGACGGCTCGGCGCGCAGGCGGTCGACGAGCTGAACCGGCTCGCGACCGGCCGCCCGCTGGCCCATCCGGTGCTCGGACCCGACCTGCCGCACATCGCCTGA
- a CDS encoding LacI family DNA-binding transcriptional regulator, producing the protein MNRRGSTGNGTTRRRARSGPITIEDVAAKAGVSAATVSRTLNGNYPVATATRSKVERAVRELGYVVNAHARALAGNTTRTVGIVVNDVIDPFFAYIARGVEREATGRGRLCLIAATQGDSRRELALVDLLHEQRADAVVLVGGAYDDPTFTKQMTKRAEALAAAGSVLVLCGRPSLGPDVPTVQVSYDNEGGAAAITDYLIGAGHRRILYLGGPTALSTTAARLAGHRRALAARGIPVEEDLIQTGEFGRRFGYHRLRELLAAGIDATAVFAANDMVAAGALEALTEAGLRVPADLSLVGYDDLPVAAEVAPGLTTVHVPLEEMGREAIRLALAEEDSDTNAAPGSSIMVGTHIVTRASVGPPAAGRPLRRQS; encoded by the coding sequence ATGAATCGCCGAGGCTCCACCGGAAACGGCACCACCCGGCGGCGCGCCCGCAGCGGGCCGATCACGATCGAGGACGTCGCGGCCAAGGCCGGTGTCTCCGCGGCGACCGTCTCCCGCACCCTGAACGGCAACTACCCGGTCGCGACGGCGACCCGCAGCAAGGTCGAGCGCGCCGTCCGGGAACTCGGCTACGTGGTCAACGCGCACGCCCGGGCGCTGGCCGGCAACACCACCCGCACCGTCGGCATCGTCGTCAACGACGTGATCGACCCGTTCTTCGCCTACATCGCGCGCGGCGTGGAACGCGAGGCCACCGGCCGGGGCCGGCTCTGTCTGATCGCCGCGACCCAGGGCGACTCGCGGCGCGAACTGGCCCTGGTCGACCTGCTGCACGAGCAGCGCGCCGACGCGGTGGTGCTGGTCGGCGGCGCGTACGACGATCCGACGTTCACCAAGCAGATGACCAAACGCGCCGAGGCGCTCGCCGCGGCGGGCTCGGTGCTGGTGCTGTGCGGCCGCCCGTCGCTCGGCCCGGACGTGCCGACGGTGCAGGTCAGCTACGACAACGAGGGCGGCGCGGCGGCGATCACCGACTACCTGATCGGCGCCGGGCACCGGCGAATCCTCTACCTGGGCGGGCCGACCGCGCTGTCCACCACCGCGGCGCGGCTCGCCGGCCACCGGCGGGCGCTCGCGGCGCGCGGCATCCCGGTCGAGGAGGACCTGATCCAGACCGGCGAGTTCGGCCGCCGGTTCGGCTACCACCGGCTGCGCGAGCTGCTCGCCGCCGGCATCGACGCGACCGCGGTCTTCGCGGCCAACGACATGGTCGCCGCCGGCGCGCTGGAGGCGCTCACCGAGGCCGGCCTGCGGGTACCGGCCGACCTGTCCCTCGTCGGGTACGACGACCTGCCGGTCGCCGCCGAGGTCGCGCCGGGGCTCACCACGGTGCACGTACCGCTGGAGGAGATGGGCCGGGAGGCGATCCGGCTGGCGCTGGCGGAGGAGGACTCCGACACCAACGCCGCGCCGGGCAGCTCGATCATGGTCGGCACGCACATCGTGACCCGTGCCTCGGTCGGCCCGCCGGCCGCCGGCCGGCCGCTCCGCCGGCAGTCCTGA